Genomic segment of Apium graveolens cultivar Ventura chromosome 7, ASM990537v1, whole genome shotgun sequence:
ttcaaacataTCAGTAATAttttccttaggcttagccatgaaaccctcatactgtgaaatcagtatccttctttgattagatctaacctcctcagttccttcacataatatctcaatcttttcccatatctgcttggcagtgtcacagttgacaatattattgtacatcacattgtcaagtgtCTCAATTAATATCATTTGCAAGCTGCTATCaagggaaactttctccttttcaggatcaaaaactcagcaggatcttttggagcataatgagctggtatgaccatgtctctatctgtagattcctcaactcttaccataggaatgaaaggtccattcttgaggatctgaatatagaatggattggccatcctgataaacagcatcattttctttttccaaagagtgtggttagctttgtcaaaggtaggaattttgatgctactgattttctgtgtattcattttttcaagatcttgaatctgtttactttcagattttgctctgataccacttgttaggtaatgaatcacacacggagggggggggtgaatgtgtttttctgattttaggcttttcttgaaagttaatggttgaacaaagtaaattaaatcttgtatataAAAGTGTTCATGTAGACTATAAGCTTACAgaacagatcttcaaaactcacttaatttttgtattaaaaattaagatgttttgctacaaaatttctaagctttTTGAAgttaaagaactcagcttcttcttgagagtgttacaaggatttttatctaaattgttacttctaactagaggaccagtgttaactttatatctcagttaactgATGGTTTACACAATgaataataaacatgctattaacttttctaaactgtcacttgtcatttccatttatagaatagcaaatcttccatttctggcttagcatatctaTGGCATCCCGTgtcactttaatcttcctctgtcagttaatctttgccatcgatcttgcacactcttcaagctgctttttgtagacttgtcaatccagctgttggattgtttgttgattgtttatcttggatattgaactgatctgtaattctgtactttgagactgtacttcgagatctccagtttgaattaataaaacacttgacatctcgataagtacataggcttatcgagatctctagcactccataatgagtttggcttgtagaggtcttcagcttgtcgagatctctagtcttcatatcttcactttgacttgtagatatctctgagttctcgaatgaatgtagacttgtcgataactctgagttctccagtgaaggaatgacttgtcgatatcttcttgagttctcgagtagctttcctgacttctctactcccggtggataaggcttatccgtcgagtagacattgctcatccgtcgagtagacattgctcatccgtcgagtagatgttgctGATCCATCGAGTAGACACTGCTCATCTATCGAGTATAagttgctcatccatcgagtagacacTGCTCATCCATCGAATAGATTttgctcatccgtcggtactctctggagtttgaatgacttctcgataagccattctggagttctcgaatgacttctctataacattaaatctgtgacttgtagagatcttgacttagaacatttttcttcAAACAggtttattcaactccaagcttcttcaaaattcttctgaggcatgatcttcttgatcttcttccagatagaatccttaggcttgatactgttttagaaaaaagattccagtatgctcctttgtatttttacagactttaagtatTACAagcaaaatacaaatttagataacaatacaacttagttagggttgacaagttgtcttagtcttgttaaagtacaggcatgtcttttacaacaccTAGCAAAGGTGTGATCAAGTGTAATGTGCATAGCTTTTTTTCACAAAAAGCTTTGCCAAATGGAAAATATTCGGGTATTGGTGTTGTGTTCAGGGATTCTGTAGGAGTCATTCTTCACATGACTGCGGGCTCATTGAGATTTGAAGATCAGAGGGAGAATGAGTTCGATGATTTGTTGGTGGGCTTAGAGGAGGCTTATTTTAAGGGTTACAAGAAGATTATTCTAGAGACTGATTATGTGGATGCTTATTGGGAGTTTTTTAATTCTACAGTGGTGGGAGGGCGTCCTCAGTATGTGTATATTATGTGACAACTCAATTAGCACAAGACTGATAGGAACTATAAGTGTGAGTTAAGGTTGGTTGATAGAGAGACTAATGAGTTAGCAGCATACTTGGCTGAGTATGGTGCTAATCACTAAGATCAAATGGTAATCATTGAGGAGGACTTTGGGAGAATTGAATAATTGTAGTATTTAGATATGGGCTTGGAAAGTATTGAGTCGAGGTTTAGGGCCATTAGGCAAGGTGAGGCTGAGCCTGCTATTCTGGCAAATGAAGTTGTTGATCTTCAAGAAGATGATTTGCCTCAGGATGCAGAGGACAATGCTGTTCAGGGTCAGGATTTGATTTTGCAGGACATTGTTGTTGGGGTTGGAAGTGCAGAGGGTAACATAGATGACGAAGAATTTGCTGAGCTCGAGGTTGTGATTGGTCTTCCGGCTGCTGGGGCGGAAGAGGAAGCTGGTGTCGTGCAAGGGATTGGTGTTGAGGAAGAAATGGAGTTCTAAGTTTGCACAGAAGCAGCAGGAAGCAGTGAGGCTGGCTGGGGTATCCCAATAgtctttttaattttatttttaagcttatattttagaaaaatgCAGCTTTAGTGGGATTGATTAATTACTAGCTATTTTGTGCTGAAGATTGGATTATTATGTTTGGTTTTCACTAGCTCTTTTTCAAATGGGCTAGTTATATGTAATGGTGGATGTTTGGGCTTGGTCCCTTTAATATAATTtgctttttaattttttttaatgtttaTATAAAGAAATTGAACTTTCATGTAATTAGGTTACAATCATGAATTTTATGGTGTTTGGTTTATTAATATGTAACCAAAACATATTTAGATTATATTTGTTAATCATTAATCATTTGATACTTGTAACTTGTGGTGATAATAAATGATGTTAGTAATAAAGTTCTTATAATTTGTCATAACTATAAAAGTTTTTTGAATTTGAAATATAACAAATCAAGTATTGTAACTTTGGCTAACGTTCAAATGATACCACttttttatcattagaacttaAATTCAATTACAACCACTTATTTATAAAGTCGTCTTTTAGTCCtaactataattttttttatttcaataACATAATACCATTTCCGCACACACTTTTATACTCTCTCCCGTCTTTTCTCTCActccctcctctctctcatcctttttctatcaattctctctctttctctcgtCACTGTTAATTGTATAAATTTTCTTGAGCATCGATCTCATTACTGTTTCAAATTAGAGAAGGTCGACGAACTGTTGTTTTGCTGCTTGAAGAAGTACTTTCGAAGTTATATATACACattgttatgcccaaaatttggtaCGAGAATTATAAGGATCAAAGTCGGGTCAATCAAATAAAAATAAAGCAAAGATATCAACAATTAGCTGAAATTAGGGCCGACCCTCTTTCCTGAAAAGGAAATGGGGCACCTTCCCAAAAATACACCTCAAAGGCTCCCTACAAGTTATGGCGCACCTTTTGCAGGAGAAGTTAAAGGTTGATGACAATGGTGGTGCCAACATACAAAAAGGTTACGACGCACCCTCACTTTCAGCTTGGCACATAATACGACTTGGACATACTACTTGGACGAACTCTTTGGATACTTCAGGAGGACGATGGAGAATTATTACTAATTTATTTGTTGTAGGTACTCTATTGAAAAACTCATTCTTGTAATGCAACCATAGGAAGGCGGTGTCCAGAGCCAGAGACCTTCAAGGGCATGTTTGGACAGAAGGCCTCCTCATGTAGTCAATGAGTATactcgttggggatgtggggttaaACTTCGGTGTGTACTTTGGGAACTCTATCTCTGTAGTCAATGAGTTTCGTCGTTGGGAGAATTCAGAATATCCTGCACTTCGCACCCCAAAAGCATGAGACTAGTTGTCCtataatctggtaggggctcctttTTCGAAGGACACAGATGAGTCCAACATTTGGTGTAAACCATAGCTATACTTGCGTCCGCGGACTAGAGAAgcagctggtagcggagggttatcctcgGTCCGAGAGATGCCTTAATTGCGAAATTAGATTACACTACTATGAAATGCGTATATTGGATTACACTATTATGAAATGCGTATTTCGCCGGCTAAAATTGGCCACTTTTTTGAAATCGGCTATTTTTATCATTCTTATATTAAAATAGGTTATTTTTGTTGCTCGCCCCGTAACTTAATAATCCAAAAAATTTTAAGTTACATAATTATGTTAAACCAAAATAAATGAAGTCTTGCTTTAATTTAAAAGCACagtttttttaaaattcaatCCATTGAAAATCATTTAAGTTTGAATCAATTTTTATCACATTTAATTAGCCCGGTTTGGAAATTTCTAAAAATTTCGATTTGATTAATAAAACTGAAGTATGATGAATACTTTCTTgaataaaattatgaaataaaattagtaatcaatttatataaaaatatatttttgaaagtACAAGACTAAAAGAATCAAATTAATTTAAAACCAAAAAATTAAAGGGATTTTTGCATAAATATCCAAGTTGCATAAACTATTTGCAGAAATACGGATCAACCTCATATGCAATCACATCTGCAACAGTTTCAACTTCATATATAATCCACGTCCATATATttgcaaatattttcataaaaagtggtatttttgataaattcccaaaaatcaatattttgtcACATAAGAAACGGGGAACGAATTAGGGTTATATTTggtttaaataaaaaattgtgttaaaaaaagagaaaaatatgGTTTACATATTTCTTGAAAAAGAAAACATAATACAGGTCAGGCAGTCATGTTGGGAATATGAATATTATATCTTGTATCTTTACATATCTTTACAAGTGTACATACATTCCCGATCACTATCAGTGAGAAAACACAAGTCAGCTAAGTTTGGGATTTGGGGGGTAGCTATGGATGGTCTGAGACCTAGAAAGAACAAGCTCATCAATGGTTTCACTACTGCTGAGGTCCTTTTCTCACCTtcatttattattacttacttACATTATATACCCAATTGCCTTTACTATCTTGCTCTGTCCTTTTTTTTTTCAAGAAATGTTGATTTTGTCATTTCTGTAACTCTTATTGCCTGCTGTTATTATCTTTTTTCACCATGTTTCTGTTCATTACTTTGTTACATCTTTAGATTATATATTCTGGGACTAGGTTTAAGAAGCCCCTTAAAATCACACATATATTTCGAGTAATTTTTACCTAAAACTGGGGGTAGTAGAGGATTCGTTTACTAACTAATTAGTGGATGCCTAATTTTAATAGGGGTGCTTTGCACATCGTTTATCTCAAGGTTAGGTAAATAATAGTTGTATGCCCCATTATGTGAGTGGAGTATTTCACATTACAAAGATGAGGTACAGGTCATTTTGATTTCTTTGATGTGAAACACCAATCTCCTCGCTGTTGTAAACTGAAAATATCTCTGTGCATTGGTGAGACTGTTACCCGTTTTTGCAAAATTAGATGTTATATTTGCgtatttcaatttttttccaGCATTTTTAGTATCGTGCATTATTGTATTTTATAAAGGCTATAAAGGTAGAATAAAGGCAATATACTATGAAGCCTAGAAATTAGACGAAGAAGAGATAGAATACCATAGTTTAAAGATATGAGAAGAGATACCAGGCAAAGTTCCTTAACATCCGTAACAAGTGAAATATTCTAtttaaaatttcataatttagaTCGTaaaatcttaaaatattacaGCTATGTGCCTATGTCTATATCGTGTCTGAACCAAGTTTAGTCAAATTCGAACTTTAAACTCTGATCCTACTCCAAACCCAATGATCCTAATTCTAGAATATTTTTTGTTATAATGTAATAAACTATTGATTGATTGCAATTAACTTATGTATCTCAACGACAAAACATAACATTTATTAGATCATACTGAATTTTTTTGGTCCGCATCAGTAGTTGTGTAAGCGTTAGTGTGTGATATACAGAACCTATCTCCAGcacttttttcttctttttttgttGGTTTCAATGCTCTATTTATTGTTCTGATAATTAAAAGTTAAAAACCCCAAATGTACAGACTTTACATTTATGTCGAGAAGCCTTTGCAAGTGAAGCTTGTCAGTTTGATTATCAATAGTTTCTGTATTTGTGCATGTGTGCTTGTGTGTGTGCCTGTACCCAATGTTGAAATCTTAATATTTGTTATAATCTAGTCATGTATCTAAGGTACATCTTTACAAGATATGTTCTGTTGATAGGCTTCTTGTTCACCATTCTTGTTCCTTGTATACTTGTTTcattaataatttatatttactgAAACTACTTAGGAATCTTGGTGTGTGAAATCACTTTTTTATTAACTTGTGGATTCAGTTTCTGAAATTTGTATATCTTGCGTTCTTGCTGTCATCTCATCTTCATTTAGGTATAAGCATGAAATGTTCTATATTCACTTAACTTTGCATCTTGTAGTATCAGTTCTTTTCACAAGTTTGCTAAAAGTTTTATGTATTTTTTGTTCACAAAAATGTATTTTTCCCAAATGAATGAGTCTAAAATTCTGTTTCTGGTAATTAAAACAGATTGAGAAAATGGAAAAATTGCTCAGTGAAACAGGAGATAAGTGTTTGAACGTTGAATTTTTCAAGAAACTTGCAAGAAGTTTTAAGTAAGTTTTTCATGCAGTTTGTATAGTGTCTTTCACACTTGCTAGACTGTTTACAACTTCAAGATGTATGTAACACTTTCTTATAGATTTTTCCACAACTTACTTTTAGCTCTGCAAGTGCCCGTGCCACAAAACAAAAATTGAAGTGGAGTGAGGTTGTTATTCCCTAATCTTCAATTATTTCTCACTGTTCCTGTTATTTGTTCTGTATACAATCTTAAACTTGCACTACTGTATATCTTCAATAATTGTGATTATGTTTTAGGTCCAGACTTGGTACCAGAACAGGCAGTTAGAATCTGGATCCAAGGATAAGAAACCAGATGTCTCCACCTTAAATAAAACAGATGAAACTATAACATCTAAAGGTACTCTTTCTGTTACTTTCTTTTGTCACTACATGGCAAAGAAATCGATACTCATGTTATACTGAGAAAGGTTAATAGCTTTATCCAACTGAAAAGGGGTGATTCCATCTGATGAAGCATTTTATGTCctagaaaatataatttttgaaaatgtATTCTCCTTTCCATGTCAACTAAGTGGTTCCGCATAATGTTCATTAGCTGTTTTACTATATTAGCTAGAGCTTGCAGATGTTTACCTATACCAAATAATTATTGATTACTATCCAGCCACATACTACTTGTTAGTACCATCAGTTGTATAGTCACTAATAATAGTGCTGCCTAATTGTTAATGAGTTTGATTTGCATATGCCATACTGTCAACAAATCTATCTTTCTTTCACTAGCCATATTTTTATCCTTCAACACATTTCTGCGACTCTGATATATAATCAAACCAACTGTATTCTTCGATATTTACTTCTCAGTTCTTTGTTACTCATTTTAGTGGAGCACTTCTCTGACATTAAATTTGCTGATATACATGTACCTCGTTTTTTCCCCTACGGTAACTGGTATATTTTCGTTTTCTTGTTAAAAAGATGCAGGAGATGAGAAGCATGATTACTCAAATTTAAAGTTCGAAGCTAAGTCTTCAAATGATGGTGCATGGTAAGCAACTGTATCAGACTTCAAAAAAGGTGTTTGCTAGATTATATTTACAATAAATCATTAGCTAGTTCACTACCTATTGTGAAAGGCGAGCCATTGACATAGGCGAGAAGGCAATTTCTAACAGGCTCGTGCTTTTGGACTTGCAGAGCAAGGTGCGAGGCAACTCATAGAACAAAAACAATAAATTAAATTCCACATGCAAATAAAGTGTATCATTTCAACTACCTCGAAAAAAAGGACTCCCTAATTAAAGATCACTCACCATTCTAGCCGTGTCTTCAAAAAGTATCATCAATTTGATTATAATATGTACATGAATATATATACACCATATGCATACTAGGCCATATATGTATATAGATCTCTGTCTTCCTGGCTTCAATATACATATGTATCCCTCGTGACCTGTGTCCTCAACTTTGCACCTAGCCCCTAGGCTCCCGGACGTGTTGTGCCCAACACCTTCTGGCTCGAACAACAACTGCTTGGAATATAGTCCGGAATCAATTTATTTATCCCCAAGTTTCTCATGTACATCTTACTTGAATTTCTTTACTTGGGTGCTTGTGGTTATCTATTTGATTAGGCTGTAATCCCTAAGCTTGTTTATTCTGTATGGTGTGGTCTAAACTTGACGGACCAGTTTCCTCATATTACCATATAATTACATATGAATATCTTTCCCATTTGTTAACAACCAATCAACATTACAGATAAAAAGGAAATAACATAATGCTTAGAGAATCTACGTGCAGTAAAATTTGTAGTGGTAAGAGTTGATGTTCTTACTTGCCCAAAAAATAATGTTGATATTTAAGATTTTATGCCAATATTAAGCATGAACGAGGAAATTATTTAGGCCACATAAGCATGACTTAAATACCGTCAATGCTCTCCAGTTTCTTAGTTACTTGATACATGACTACATATTTAGACCAGCATCTGATATCAAAACGttaaagaaaataataaatatataccTTAAATATAGTAATATAGTATACAAAAAGTTGCCTGATGAAATGTTTGTTTTAATCTTAAAAATCACAAGAGACTTAACTTAATGTACATATTTGTTTACGAAACTAGATTACATCTTTATGGTGCCGTTGACAAAAATATAAACATAAATTAATCATTAACTTGAGCTTATCTCCACAAATAACATTGTAAATTGAGGTATTGATATATTCTTATTTAATTAGCATTCAAGCTTTCACCTTAATTTAAGGGAACAGTACAGGACATGAATTAGGTACTAAATGTAATGAGTTTTAATCTTTTGTGTTTGTCTTAAATCATTGCTACTTGTAGTTTTACAAGCTTGTAATATTTTTACTTTAAGCCAGAAAAATGATTCAGTTTTCCCGATTTTTTTACCTTTTCTTATTTTTCATGTGCTTTAGGTACGATGTTGAAAAGTTTGTCACTTACCGAACTTCTAGGTCAAAACAAACTGTAAGTATTTAAGCAAATATTCTTGTATTTCTATTGTGTTGTCTTTAGGTTACAAGTCCTTGCATGTCAGTTGTAGGTCGGGTTGGTTGGATATTATGCTGTTTAATACCGATATATGTTGTTAGGGGTTCCCTACCTGTTATACATTTGTGGGGTTTTAATGTTTATATATTCATTATAAAAGGGACTGCATTTTGTATATACATGGTCAGTATTACCTAGCAGATACAAGTCATTTGTATTTGTTTCCCTCTAATTTAACTCACCTACACAATTTCATAGCCGATTAATATAGCGCAGTGATGTTCTCTTTTGTTTTCCAGTCGCATGTCTTATAATCTCTCATAATAGTGTGAAATTTTCCACAGTAATGTTACTATGAAAACCTAGTATAAATTATTAATAGCTGTTTATAGTGTTACTTAAATTTTAGTGTGGCACTTGTAATAGGAAGCCCGTGTGAGATTTGTTGGGTATGGGCCAGAGGACGATGAATGGTTGAATGTGAAAGAGTCTATTCGTGAATGCTCTCTTGGAATAGACCACTCAGAATGCCAGATTTTGAAGCCTGGAAATCATGTTGTGTGCTTCCAGGTTAACGCCCTTCctaatttttcttgttattttCATGACCCATATCTGCTGTAGCCTAAAGTATATAGTATTAGACCATTTTACTTGGCTAATAAGGTTATAATTTACTATAATCCAGGAGAAGAATGATTCTGCAAAATACTATGATGCTCATATTGTTGATATTAAAAGAAAGAGGCATGATGCTAGGGGCTGCAGATGTGATTTTCATATTCGTTACAACCACGATAATGTCGAGGTAATGCAAGCACTGTATTTTACCGATGatctttcttttcctttccctttttcGAGACAAAGTTAGAATGATGAACCCTAACAAGTTTCCACCTTTTACTTCAGGAAACGGTTGATTTGAACAGATTGTATCGCCGACCAGAATTTGAAAGGCCCCACCAAAGAGATGCTTAATTGCTGCATAAGTCGCAATCAGTTGCTTGCTAGTTGTTACATTTCGTCTTAGTTGTATCGCCCTCTGTTAACTAAAAAGAAATCCCTGCTTACATGTTATCTTTGTTGCACCTGGGATAACCATACATTAACAAGTCAGTTGACCTGTAGATCAAAGCACAGTGCGTTGAAAACATAGAACAATTGTATTAGTCAGATAACTAGGAGGGTTTATAGAACATTTTGGCTATCTATAAAAAAAGCTGTAAATTGTTGCAGGCCTCTTTTGAATTGCTTTAAACAAGTGTCCTATTTATGAATGCTGAAAATTGTGCAGATCCAAATCATGCAACCCCAATTCAACTCGTATCAAAATCCTAATATTGCTCATTCTTTAATAAACTTATATCGGATGGTTTTGCATTTTTGGGGCACAAATAAGACTTGAAGAATTAAACTGGGATTGATTAGTTTTCTTAAATTCAAAGTAAGATTTTCACTTATTATATTTCAGTTTTATGATTACATAAATGTAATTGTGTATAATAGTAGTTGTCATCTTAGTATTCCTGTTTGATCAAATCCTGTTGTATTGTAAGTTTTTTCTGTATATGTATAATGGGCCTGTTTGGCCAAAGAGCTTATATATAAGCTCATAAGTATTTATCGGAGAGTGTTTATCTACCTAATTTAtaagtcaaatttttaatttataagctattaagttgaatgttagtaataATATCTCGTTGAATAGCAAATCGTatattacaaaaaaaatattttgccGAGCATGCAATCATCACATTTTTACTCATGATTTTCCGCGCTGTCCTAAAAAACCCAAAACTGTTCTATCAAAATGGCTCCTTATAATATATGAGTTTTTTTTATAACTGTTGACGTATGTGTATATGAAATAATCATATTATTTTTCagtaacaaaaaaaattataactagCATGGATGCCCGCTTCGTGGCGTTGGTTTTTTAATAAATTAAGAGGACAATCAAGTGATTACACAGAACTGTTTTTGCAAAATTAGGAGTTTGAATGCGTAGTGTTATTTTTTTTATGACGGTGGCCAGGAAATGGAAGAAGGTTAAATAAATGGGATTACATTATTGTGAAAACCGTTTAAAAAGGATTGAGCGCGATAATTTTGTATTTCTTGTTTTTTTTGCCGGACTACTCCCTCTTCTTTATTATTTTCGGTCTGTAGTGGAACTTGAGAATGAAATAAGGTGAAGATTTTAATATAACGTTGACGGTTACTCAGCAATAGAAACTGTACGTTTAAGAGTGACAAAGTAGTAGTGCTAAACATAATGTGGTTGTGTAGTATATGAGTAATGTCATAACACAACCTATGTGGCAATCAATTACCAAGGTAAAACTGCATTTCGTTATACTTGAAAATCATAAAATTCATTACATAATAGTTTAACCTCCTCACTTTGAAGTTTGGAGGGAAAAATGGAAGCGTGGGGACATATAGTTTCACATTGTACTGAATACAAAATTCAAGCAAAATAGATTGTTGAAATCATCAGGATTTGATTCTTTGTTCAGTACTGGGTTCATAGATTGGGTTTCTGTTTTGTCGGTGGAGACCGAAAGGTAAAATTTGACATCATGTCCAGGTGGTAGCTACTGGTTGATCCCTGTCAAAGGCAGTAAAGTGAAGAACGGTGTCAGAATAAGCTTCTATATAATATTGACAAATGAAGGTTGGGGCGTAATGCCATACCGTTGCTGCATAGAGGCTGTGGCCTCTGTTAGATGGTTTGGATCGATGAAGGCTGTGCAAATATTTGTTGCCAAGTAAGTTTTGGCCTTGTGGAGTACATTGAATTTCTTGATGATAAGTTTGATGGTGTATTTCCTGTTAACCAATGCTTTCAACTCCGAAGGTAACGAATTATCTTCTCCCATCTGAATGTAGACTAAGAAGTTAGCGGTCTGTGGAATGAAGCATGAAATGATAGGTTAAAGTATTAGTTGTTACCTGTTTCAGTAGGTGGACAACTCTTTTTCCAAGGACAACTCTTACCTGCTGGTCGTTGAGGATGATGTCAATGCAACCCGTGTTATCCGATGCCTTTAAAGTTACCTTGAATATATGTATATTGAAGAGGCCGAAGAAGGTATTAATTTGCTGTTAAATGTAGACACTATTTTTTTGGGGGAGAAGTTTGTAAT
This window contains:
- the LOC141675290 gene encoding protein SAWADEE HOMEODOMAIN HOMOLOG 1-like isoform X3; this translates as MDGLRPRKNKLINGFTTAEIEKMEKLLSETGDKCLNVEFFKKLARSFNSASARATKQKLKWSEVQTWYQNRQLESGSKDKKPDVSTLNKTDETITSKGDEKHDYSNLKFEAKSSNDGAWYDVEKFVTYRTSRSKQTEARVRFVGYGPEDDEWLNVKESIRECSLGIDHSECQILKPGNHVVCFQEKNDSAKYYDAHIVDIKRKRHDARGCRCDFHIRYNHDNVEETVDLNRLYRRPEFERPHQRDA
- the LOC141675290 gene encoding protein SAWADEE HOMEODOMAIN HOMOLOG 1-like isoform X1; this translates as MDGLRPRKNKLINGFTTAEIEKMEKLLSETGDKCLNVEFFKKLARSFNSASARATKQKLKWSEVQTWYQNRQLESGSKDKKPDVSTLNKTDETITSKDAGDEKHDYSNLKFEAKSSNDGAWYDVEKFVTYRTSRSKQTEARVRFVGYGPEDDEWLNVKESIRECSLGIDHSECQILKPGNHVVCFQEKNDSAKYYDAHIVDIKRKRHDARGCRCDFHIRYNHDNVEETVDLNRLYRRPEFERPHQRDA
- the LOC141675290 gene encoding protein SAWADEE HOMEODOMAIN HOMOLOG 2-like isoform X5 gives rise to the protein MDGLRPRKNKLINGFTTAEVQTWYQNRQLESGSKDKKPDVSTLNKTDETITSKDAGDEKHDYSNLKFEAKSSNDGAWYDVEKFVTYRTSRSKQTEARVRFVGYGPEDDEWLNVKESIRECSLGIDHSECQILKPGNHVVCFQEKNDSAKYYDAHIVDIKRKRHDARGCRCDFHIRYNHDNVEETVDLNRLYRRPEFERPHQRDA
- the LOC141675290 gene encoding protein SAWADEE HOMEODOMAIN HOMOLOG 1-like isoform X2, whose protein sequence is MDGLRPRKNKLINGFTTAEIEKMEKLLSETGDKCLNVEFFKKLARSFNSASARATKQKLKWSETWYQNRQLESGSKDKKPDVSTLNKTDETITSKDAGDEKHDYSNLKFEAKSSNDGAWYDVEKFVTYRTSRSKQTEARVRFVGYGPEDDEWLNVKESIRECSLGIDHSECQILKPGNHVVCFQEKNDSAKYYDAHIVDIKRKRHDARGCRCDFHIRYNHDNVEETVDLNRLYRRPEFERPHQRDA
- the LOC141675290 gene encoding protein SAWADEE HOMEODOMAIN HOMOLOG 2-like isoform X6, with the protein product MDGLRPRKNKLINGFTTAEVQTWYQNRQLESGSKDKKPDVSTLNKTDETITSKGDEKHDYSNLKFEAKSSNDGAWYDVEKFVTYRTSRSKQTEARVRFVGYGPEDDEWLNVKESIRECSLGIDHSECQILKPGNHVVCFQEKNDSAKYYDAHIVDIKRKRHDARGCRCDFHIRYNHDNVEETVDLNRLYRRPEFERPHQRDA
- the LOC141675290 gene encoding protein SAWADEE HOMEODOMAIN HOMOLOG 1-like isoform X4, whose product is MDGLRPRKNKLINGFTTAEIEKMEKLLSETGDKCLNVEFFKKLARSFNSASARATKQKLKWSETWYQNRQLESGSKDKKPDVSTLNKTDETITSKGDEKHDYSNLKFEAKSSNDGAWYDVEKFVTYRTSRSKQTEARVRFVGYGPEDDEWLNVKESIRECSLGIDHSECQILKPGNHVVCFQEKNDSAKYYDAHIVDIKRKRHDARGCRCDFHIRYNHDNVEETVDLNRLYRRPEFERPHQRDA